Proteins encoded by one window of Cuniculiplasma divulgatum:
- a CDS encoding sulfurtransferase: MESKVLISVKELKQILNKVTLLDCRYRLTEPDYGFNEFVKSHIPGAFFMDLNSHLASEVKLTGGRHPLPDIDILKTRLEEVGITNDTSIVCYDDNLSGAGRCWFLLKYMGILNVRVLNGGFDEWNKFGLVVESGPERKVPPGHIDVKLNSDLIATHEDILNQSNKHKIIDARETYRYEGRKEPIDKIAGRIPGAINIPYTELMNGTVMKRKDELKKLLNGLQDGDILYCGSGVTSCVNFLAMEYIGIRPKLYVGSYSDWISRDLDVERDQD; encoded by the coding sequence ATGGAATCTAAAGTACTAATTTCTGTAAAAGAGCTGAAACAAATTCTTAATAAAGTTACACTTCTAGATTGCAGATACAGACTTACAGAACCAGATTATGGATTTAATGAATTTGTTAAGTCTCACATTCCAGGAGCATTTTTTATGGATCTTAATAGTCATCTCGCATCTGAAGTTAAATTAACTGGAGGTAGACATCCACTTCCGGACATTGATATTTTAAAAACAAGACTGGAGGAGGTAGGTATTACAAACGATACCAGTATTGTATGTTATGATGATAATTTATCTGGAGCTGGCAGATGCTGGTTTTTATTAAAATATATGGGTATTTTAAACGTAAGGGTTCTTAACGGAGGCTTTGATGAATGGAATAAATTTGGATTAGTTGTCGAGTCTGGTCCAGAACGAAAAGTTCCACCGGGCCATATTGATGTAAAATTAAATTCAGATTTGATTGCAACACATGAAGACATATTGAACCAATCAAATAAACATAAAATAATCGATGCACGTGAAACATACAGATATGAAGGAAGAAAAGAACCAATTGATAAAATCGCTGGCAGGATTCCTGGTGCTATTAATATACCATACACAGAACTGATGAATGGCACTGTTATGAAGAGAAAAGATGAACTAAAAAAACTATTGAACGGTTTACAGGATGGAGACATTTTATACTGTGGCTCTGGAGTCACATCATGTGTAAATTTTCTGGCAATGGAATATATAGGTATAAGACCAAAGCTATACGTTGGAAGTTACAGTGACTGGATAAGCAGGGATCTTGATGTAGAAAGAGACCAAGATTAA
- a CDS encoding Gfo/Idh/MocA family protein, with the protein MRFGIVGIGNHAISRMMPAILESGNEISGITTANKEKGAITAEKFSCKYYSTYGEMLSDDIDAVYVGSPNFMHYEHARKALNHSKHVLLEKQMTLRSADAKELISLATERKVKLGIGFHLRMHPALEYIRGELLKPNEDIIYESGIWTHLSIPREQTADSKWWNEPDKVGGGSVMGTGVHVIDTLISFHNRFPRKVTSFRMPEEKIIDESMVVNMQFEKGFATALSSRQMEGFSNDLTLLTSDRKIRCKNFFGTTLNATIEINDETTKEFKTGNLYAEEVAEFEKYTRGEKSKIATGNDGYRVVRIVEEAQRFISMVR; encoded by the coding sequence ATGAGGTTTGGGATAGTCGGTATCGGTAATCATGCAATAAGCAGAATGATGCCTGCCATATTGGAAAGTGGTAATGAAATTTCTGGAATTACTACAGCTAATAAGGAAAAAGGGGCCATAACAGCTGAGAAATTTTCATGCAAGTATTATTCCACATATGGTGAAATGCTTTCCGATGATATTGACGCTGTCTATGTCGGTTCACCGAATTTCATGCATTATGAACATGCACGAAAAGCATTAAATCACAGTAAACACGTTTTACTGGAAAAACAGATGACCCTAAGATCCGCTGATGCTAAAGAACTCATTTCTCTTGCAACAGAAAGAAAGGTTAAACTGGGCATTGGTTTCCACCTCAGAATGCACCCAGCTCTTGAATACATAAGAGGTGAATTACTAAAGCCAAATGAGGATATAATTTATGAATCAGGTATATGGACTCATCTTTCTATTCCAAGGGAACAAACTGCGGATAGTAAATGGTGGAACGAGCCTGATAAAGTAGGTGGTGGATCCGTGATGGGGACTGGTGTTCACGTCATTGATACACTGATTTCATTCCATAACAGATTCCCCAGGAAGGTAACTTCATTCAGAATGCCAGAAGAAAAAATAATTGACGAATCAATGGTTGTAAATATGCAATTTGAAAAGGGATTTGCTACGGCTTTATCTTCCAGACAAATGGAGGGATTTTCAAATGATTTAACTTTATTAACTTCTGATAGGAAAATAAGATGTAAAAATTTCTTCGGTACAACTCTAAATGCAACCATTGAAATTAACGATGAAACGACAAAGGAATTCAAAACAGGAAACCTATATGCAGAGGAAGTGGCAGAATTCGAAAAATATACTAGGGGAGAAAAAAGCAAAATAGCAACGGGTAATGATGGATATAGAGTAGTAAGAATTGTAGAAGAAGCTCAAAGATTTATATCAATGGTAAGATAA
- a CDS encoding helix-turn-helix domain-containing protein — MKITSKLNSDIACCSDLLESVFNFGKTDVEIFYALTPGKWFRIEKISKDIKKDQSTVYRSLQKLISMGFVMRDSRIIENGGYYYEYALSVSSTLDKVIREKIDELTDRLRSLSRDLIRELESREMIQ; from the coding sequence ATGAAAATAACATCGAAATTGAATTCAGATATTGCATGCTGTTCCGATTTATTAGAGTCTGTTTTTAACTTTGGAAAAACAGATGTGGAGATATTTTACGCACTTACACCAGGGAAATGGTTCAGAATAGAAAAAATTTCAAAGGACATAAAAAAAGATCAAAGCACCGTTTACAGATCCTTACAAAAGTTGATTAGCATGGGTTTTGTAATGAGGGATTCAAGAATTATTGAAAATGGCGGTTACTATTATGAATATGCACTATCAGTTTCTTCAACGCTGGACAAGGTAATAAGAGAAAAAATCGATGAATTAACTGATCGTTTGAGAAGTCTTTCAAGAGACCTTATTAGGGAGTTGGAATCGAGAGAAATGATACAGTAA
- a CDS encoding acetyl-CoA C-acyltransferase — protein sequence MKNIYIISAKRTPHGKFGKSLSGISATKLGGIAIRGALESSQIDQELVDEVIFGNVIQAGNGQNPAGQCSTHGGIRSEVTKNTVNVVCASGMLAMENAYREIALGERDVVVAGGTESMSRGPYLLSSNFRYGVKNMFSTRETLTDSMYNDGLMDAFYQNSMGFYADKTSNKFNQTRDMVDDYAFQSYTRAMKATRMGYFKDEIIPMDVLNFDEGIRETSIETLSRLKPSFSDNGIHTAGNSSQISDGASALVLASEKAVDQYDLKPIGKINGFWSSSMDPRDYIEAPIKSTREMLQKYNWNINEFDLVEHNEAFSGGCILLRDQLGIDNDRFNVNGGAIAFGHPLGSSGSRIVVTLLHALRQRKMNKGIATLCHGGGGGHSMAIEVVN from the coding sequence ATGAAAAACATTTATATTATTTCTGCAAAGAGAACGCCTCACGGAAAATTTGGAAAATCTCTTTCAGGCATTAGTGCAACCAAACTTGGTGGGATAGCAATAAGAGGAGCACTGGAATCATCTCAAATAGATCAGGAATTGGTAGATGAGGTGATATTTGGAAATGTAATTCAGGCAGGAAATGGACAAAACCCAGCCGGTCAATGTAGTACACATGGTGGCATAAGATCGGAAGTTACGAAAAATACTGTTAATGTTGTATGTGCATCAGGGATGCTGGCAATGGAAAATGCATACAGGGAGATAGCTTTAGGAGAAAGAGATGTGGTTGTTGCAGGAGGTACAGAAAGTATGAGCAGAGGACCATACCTGCTATCGAGTAATTTCAGGTACGGTGTAAAAAACATGTTTTCTACACGGGAAACCCTCACAGATTCCATGTACAATGACGGTTTAATGGACGCATTTTACCAGAATTCAATGGGGTTTTACGCTGATAAAACTTCAAATAAATTTAATCAGACCAGGGATATGGTTGATGACTATGCATTTCAGAGTTATACGAGAGCCATGAAAGCCACAAGAATGGGTTATTTCAAAGATGAAATTATCCCAATGGATGTATTAAATTTTGATGAGGGAATTAGGGAAACAAGCATAGAAACTCTTTCAAGGCTTAAGCCTTCCTTTAGCGACAATGGAATTCACACCGCGGGAAATTCATCGCAAATTTCTGATGGAGCATCGGCGCTGGTTTTAGCTTCAGAAAAAGCCGTAGACCAGTACGACCTCAAGCCCATTGGAAAGATAAATGGATTCTGGTCATCAAGTATGGACCCTAGGGATTATATTGAAGCACCCATAAAATCAACCAGGGAAATGCTTCAGAAATACAACTGGAATATAAACGAATTCGACCTTGTTGAGCACAATGAGGCATTTTCAGGAGGATGTATTCTTTTAAGGGATCAGCTGGGTATTGATAATGACAGATTCAATGTGAATGGAGGGGCTATCGCTTTTGGTCATCCTCTGGGGAGCAGTGGTTCCAGAATAGTGGTAACATTACTTCATGCCTTGCGACAGAGAAAAATGAATAAAGGTATTGCTACCTTATGTCATGGGGGAGGAGGAGGTCATTCTATGGCAATAGAGGTGGTTAATTGA
- a CDS encoding Rieske 2Fe-2S domain-containing protein yields the protein MILIRNQKSLSKSMISVHNDGFDSKDRKRVQLDGEDITILKQNGKYFAFESKCPHKGGPLFLCRTLSDDRIMCPSHHIIFNLNNGDVLENPIPKTMGDYANCSKLKTYEVKINGEELEIIV from the coding sequence TTGATCTTAATAAGAAATCAAAAATCTCTCTCTAAAAGTATGATAAGTGTACATAATGATGGATTTGATTCCAAGGACAGGAAAAGAGTTCAACTTGACGGGGAAGATATTACAATACTAAAGCAGAATGGAAAATACTTTGCGTTTGAATCAAAATGCCCTCATAAAGGTGGGCCTTTGTTTCTATGTCGAACCCTTTCTGATGATAGAATAATGTGTCCTTCCCATCATATCATTTTCAATCTAAATAATGGAGATGTTCTTGAAAATCCTATTCCTAAAACAATGGGAGACTATGCAAATTGTTCAAAGCTGAAAACATACGAAGTTAAAATAAATGGGGAAGAGCTGGAGATTATAGTTTGA
- a CDS encoding DUF929 family protein: MANPKKTNRQKEEELRLLIQKRRRLLTTAVTIVVAVIVIVAVLIFSGVLNSSSTGTGSTVVQSGTFIKISNSDVSSDGGVNIYFLSWQGCPIGASDSWIIYNYVHSQDPSLSNSTIYKEMHFSDPDESPTNIPGLLFNNFSYTLSGINYHFHVIYVYGEYLPPDGPSSVSQGSSVLKANFPSSVSSLFLKYETQYPTSGLNGQAIANYAGHLTSSLIITGPSGTYYAEGELYNPSTIANIQPGVLINELSQYSGITGGTSELGTAINSVI, encoded by the coding sequence ATGGCTAATCCCAAAAAAACAAACAGGCAAAAGGAAGAGGAATTAAGACTTTTAATCCAGAAAAGAAGGAGATTATTAACAACGGCAGTAACAATAGTGGTTGCTGTCATAGTAATTGTAGCAGTACTTATTTTTTCAGGGGTACTCAATTCATCATCCACCGGTACAGGTTCCACTGTAGTTCAAAGTGGAACTTTTATAAAGATTAGCAATTCAGACGTTTCTTCTGATGGAGGAGTGAACATATATTTCCTTTCATGGCAGGGTTGTCCCATTGGTGCTTCTGATAGCTGGATAATTTATAACTACGTTCACTCGCAAGACCCATCTCTGTCGAATTCAACTATCTATAAAGAGATGCATTTTAGTGACCCTGACGAATCACCAACCAACATACCAGGATTACTTTTTAATAATTTCTCATACACTCTTAGTGGAATAAATTACCATTTCCACGTAATCTATGTTTACGGAGAATATCTCCCACCAGATGGACCAAGTTCAGTAAGTCAGGGATCATCTGTACTAAAAGCAAACTTCCCATCCTCGGTATCATCCTTATTCCTTAAGTATGAAACACAGTACCCAACTTCTGGACTTAACGGTCAGGCAATAGCTAATTATGCAGGCCACCTAACATCGAGTCTGATAATTACCGGCCCATCTGGAACATACTATGCCGAGGGAGAATTATACAATCCATCAACCATAGCCAACATACAACCAGGAGTGCTGATAAATGAATTATCACAATACTCTGGAATAACAGGAGGAACAAGTGAACTTGGTACTGCCATAAATTCCGTAATCTGA
- a CDS encoding cysteine synthase family protein, translated as MSEDKEKLCRTITNDFYSQGFGNTPMLKYETPNGSAVYSKLEYFNPFGSIKDRGAFFMIDHLIHTDDSIKNKIIVEGTSGNTGIAIGNICRKLGIKSMLFIPPGTSEETKKELIKSGATVIETNEPKDTTSTETAINSAIDIAMKQPETYVCLHQHGNEFNYLSHVYTTAPESEKQMGKLPDAVAIAMGTGGSIIGNAKYFKGRSPTITVYMLQSDQTSYIQGIRNFLKAKDKTIIEKNISLVDKMINVNERDASDGVQKLARELGIFVGFSSGANFMGALKIAESRENINVYTVFPDSGVKYSEFYHNSGILTGMEIEDLSTTVREMRDGFISFK; from the coding sequence ATGAGCGAAGATAAGGAAAAACTGTGCAGAACAATCACAAATGACTTTTACAGTCAGGGTTTTGGTAATACTCCTATGCTAAAGTATGAAACGCCTAATGGTTCCGCAGTTTATTCTAAACTTGAGTATTTCAATCCATTTGGCTCTATTAAGGATAGGGGAGCTTTTTTCATGATCGACCATCTGATTCATACAGATGACTCTATTAAAAACAAGATCATTGTAGAAGGGACGTCCGGCAATACAGGAATCGCCATAGGGAATATCTGCAGGAAACTTGGGATTAAGTCCATGCTTTTTATTCCTCCAGGGACTTCTGAAGAGACAAAGAAAGAATTAATTAAATCTGGAGCAACTGTCATCGAAACAAATGAACCAAAAGATACTACCAGCACTGAGACTGCTATAAATTCTGCAATTGATATTGCGATGAAACAACCAGAGACTTATGTTTGCCTCCATCAGCATGGAAACGAGTTCAATTATCTATCTCATGTTTATACTACTGCCCCTGAATCTGAAAAGCAGATGGGCAAATTGCCAGATGCCGTTGCTATTGCAATGGGAACAGGAGGATCAATAATTGGGAACGCTAAATATTTTAAGGGAAGAAGCCCAACCATAACAGTTTATATGCTTCAGTCAGATCAAACATCGTATATTCAGGGAATAAGGAATTTTCTAAAGGCAAAAGATAAGACAATCATAGAAAAGAACATATCTCTGGTAGATAAAATGATAAATGTTAATGAGCGAGATGCCAGTGATGGTGTTCAAAAACTGGCCAGAGAACTTGGAATTTTTGTTGGATTTTCTTCTGGTGCAAATTTTATGGGCGCGCTGAAGATTGCAGAATCTAGAGAGAATATAAATGTATATACTGTTTTTCCTGACAGTGGCGTAAAATACAGTGAATTCTACCACAATAGTGGCATATTGACAGGGATGGAAATTGAGGATCTAAGTACAACTGTTAGAGAAATGAGAGATGGATTTATTTCATTCAAATAG
- the trxA gene encoding thioredoxin: MSEDDLELENIRKKLMARIQDENKKKEVKVMKPVELTDATFNDEVKKNKIMVVDFWASWCAPCRFLSPIVEELANEYSGKISFGKVDVDANPEVSSSFNITSIPTVIMFKNGKVADVSIGAVPKTMLDAKLKKLLN; encoded by the coding sequence ATGTCAGAAGACGATTTGGAATTAGAAAACATAAGGAAAAAGTTAATGGCAAGAATTCAAGATGAGAATAAGAAAAAGGAGGTAAAAGTAATGAAACCGGTAGAATTAACAGATGCAACTTTCAATGATGAGGTTAAGAAAAATAAAATTATGGTAGTGGACTTCTGGGCATCCTGGTGTGCTCCATGCAGATTTCTCTCTCCCATAGTTGAAGAACTGGCCAATGAGTACAGTGGCAAAATCTCTTTTGGAAAGGTTGATGTGGACGCAAACCCTGAAGTAAGTTCGTCCTTCAATATCACCAGTATTCCAACTGTGATAATGTTCAAAAACGGAAAGGTAGCCGATGTGAGCATAGGTGCAGTACCAAAGACAATGCTGGATGCTAAACTCAAGAAGCTGTTGAACTGA
- a CDS encoding 3-hydroxyacyl-CoA dehydrogenase family protein → MKFSVVGSGTMGRGIGQIFAQSGYNVVQVDVSKQALDNARVAIIDSLNKLERKGSLKDTPDRIISRMEFTDNMDSISESDMVIEAVFERLDIKTETLKRIGATVGKNTIIGSNTSSISINLLSAYVDNPERFMGIHFFNPVPVMKLVELVSGEKTSSDLMKKVYELLVTIGKDPVTVRDFPGFVSNRVLMPLIREAILAFEESVASASDIDKTFRLGMNHPMGPLELADFIGLDVCQDIMEVLYTNYGDPRFKPPITLRNLVNSKKLGRKTGEGFYKYEVKK, encoded by the coding sequence TTGAAGTTTTCTGTTGTTGGTTCGGGAACCATGGGTCGTGGAATAGGACAAATTTTTGCACAAAGTGGCTACAATGTTGTTCAGGTAGATGTAAGCAAACAGGCTCTTGACAATGCAAGGGTTGCAATTATTGATTCACTGAATAAGCTTGAAAGGAAAGGATCACTTAAAGATACACCCGATCGGATAATTTCAAGAATGGAATTCACGGATAATATGGATTCCATTAGTGAAAGTGACATGGTTATAGAAGCGGTGTTTGAGAGATTAGATATTAAGACTGAAACACTGAAAAGAATTGGAGCAACAGTTGGCAAAAATACAATTATAGGGTCAAACACCTCATCCATATCTATAAATTTACTATCGGCATATGTTGATAATCCTGAAAGATTCATGGGGATTCATTTTTTTAATCCAGTACCTGTTATGAAGTTAGTGGAACTTGTATCCGGTGAAAAAACTTCATCAGATTTGATGAAGAAAGTGTATGAATTACTTGTAACAATTGGCAAGGATCCAGTAACGGTGAGAGATTTTCCAGGGTTTGTTTCAAACAGGGTACTGATGCCATTAATAAGAGAAGCAATACTTGCTTTTGAAGAATCTGTTGCAAGTGCTTCGGATATAGATAAAACATTTAGACTTGGTATGAATCATCCAATGGGCCCACTGGAACTGGCAGATTTCATAGGTCTGGATGTATGCCAGGATATCATGGAAGTATTATATACCAACTACGGAGACCCAAGATTCAAACCACCCATCACCCTTAGAAATCTGGTGAATTCAAAAAAGCTTGGCCGGAAGACTGGTGAGGGTTTTTATAAATATGAGGTAAAAAAATGA
- a CDS encoding NAD(P)/FAD-dependent oxidoreductase, with amino-acid sequence MKYDIIVIGGAFAGLSAAIYSSRQGMKTLVVTKDIGGQGLLTTDIQNYPGFESISGFDLASKFQAQAQMYGTEFSYDEIRTVTESDNQFILKGVEEQYECDALILAFGKTPRDLGSKGEEKYKGRGVSYCSICDGPLYKNKDVLVAGAGDHALQAALYLGTVASKVYVTQKANRISGSEDMIAEARSLENVKFLYESEVDEILGDKTVNAVSLKKKDGSVEQIPVKAVFVEMGYIAKTGMLKGFVEMNKENEVIIDMNGKTSREGVFAAGDVTNIPYKQAVISAGQGSVAALSAINYVHKKRGMGSVRSDWKFVDLNKKSKISL; translated from the coding sequence ATGAAATACGATATTATTGTAATAGGTGGTGCCTTTGCTGGGTTATCCGCTGCCATATATTCATCAAGGCAGGGGATGAAGACACTTGTGGTTACAAAAGATATAGGGGGGCAGGGATTGCTTACAACTGACATCCAAAATTATCCAGGTTTTGAGAGCATTTCAGGATTTGACTTAGCTTCTAAATTTCAGGCACAGGCTCAGATGTACGGTACGGAATTTTCATATGATGAAATTAGAACTGTTACTGAGTCTGATAATCAGTTCATCTTGAAAGGTGTAGAAGAGCAGTATGAATGCGATGCACTCATACTTGCCTTTGGTAAAACTCCGAGAGATCTTGGTAGTAAAGGAGAGGAGAAATATAAGGGAAGAGGTGTTTCCTACTGCTCTATCTGCGATGGGCCACTGTATAAAAACAAGGATGTTCTCGTTGCTGGAGCAGGAGATCACGCACTGCAGGCAGCCCTATATCTTGGGACTGTAGCTTCTAAGGTTTATGTAACTCAGAAGGCAAATCGTATTTCAGGTTCAGAGGACATGATCGCAGAGGCAAGATCGCTGGAAAACGTAAAATTCCTTTATGAATCTGAAGTGGATGAAATACTTGGAGATAAGACCGTGAATGCAGTGTCATTAAAGAAAAAAGATGGTTCTGTTGAACAGATCCCGGTGAAGGCAGTTTTTGTTGAAATGGGATATATCGCCAAAACAGGAATGCTGAAGGGATTTGTGGAAATGAACAAAGAAAATGAAGTCATTATAGACATGAACGGAAAAACAAGTAGGGAGGGAGTGTTTGCTGCAGGAGATGTGACAAATATCCCCTATAAACAGGCAGTCATATCAGCAGGACAGGGTTCTGTAGCTGCTTTAAGTGCAATTAACTACGTTCACAAGAAACGGGGAATGGGATCCGTCAGAAGTGACTGGAAGTTCGTTGATCTTAATAAGAAATCAAAAATCTCTCTCTAA
- a CDS encoding tetratricopeptide repeat protein, with product MSDYNKEIAEGFELLTQGEFEKSLEKFITAIEIDSTRPDAFSLASEAFAQIGDIENAKSHAEQAYKMDSGKPEYVLQYASMLYATGDSEESLKLANEAQKKGEMPEIHLLKSNIYMDMEEAQKALKEAKIAFEMDKNPIYRTNYAIVLKESGKIKESTEILTKMIQEKPDDLDALYLLFQNELAEEHLDEAMNYITKCISLNDSEPLFYSELASMMEDFEDNEKAEKYYKKALEVSDNDPEMAMQLAEFYQSMDKFQEGIDVLEGAHSDEDPEYFLMMGKLLLGKKEYNKALSHLDIVIEMADDPEAKIVKGTCLMEINRLNDAQSILKEALKQDFQTEYVESLLNQIWWKENSKKFKL from the coding sequence TTGTCTGACTACAACAAAGAGATAGCTGAAGGGTTTGAATTATTAACCCAGGGAGAATTCGAGAAAAGCCTTGAAAAATTCATTACAGCCATAGAGATTGATTCAACCAGGCCTGATGCCTTTTCACTGGCTTCAGAGGCATTTGCGCAAATTGGCGATATTGAGAATGCAAAATCTCACGCTGAGCAAGCGTATAAAATGGACTCTGGAAAACCAGAATACGTGCTTCAGTATGCCTCCATGCTTTATGCAACAGGTGATAGCGAGGAGAGCTTAAAACTCGCAAACGAGGCCCAGAAGAAGGGTGAAATGCCTGAGATACATCTTTTGAAAAGCAATATCTATATGGATATGGAGGAAGCCCAGAAAGCTTTAAAGGAAGCTAAAATAGCATTTGAAATGGATAAGAACCCCATATACAGGACAAATTATGCCATAGTTCTCAAGGAAAGCGGCAAGATAAAGGAATCGACTGAAATTCTTACTAAGATGATACAGGAAAAACCAGATGATCTGGATGCGCTTTACTTACTCTTCCAGAATGAACTGGCAGAAGAGCATCTAGATGAAGCAATGAACTATATTACAAAATGTATATCTCTTAATGATTCTGAGCCCCTGTTCTATTCAGAACTTGCCTCAATGATGGAAGATTTCGAAGATAATGAAAAGGCTGAAAAATATTATAAAAAGGCATTGGAGGTCTCCGACAATGATCCAGAGATGGCAATGCAACTTGCAGAATTTTATCAGTCCATGGATAAATTTCAGGAGGGAATTGATGTTCTGGAAGGGGCACATAGCGATGAAGATCCAGAGTATTTTTTAATGATGGGAAAACTTCTCCTTGGAAAGAAGGAATACAACAAGGCCTTATCTCATCTGGACATAGTAATTGAAATGGCAGATGACCCAGAGGCTAAAATTGTAAAAGGGACCTGCTTGATGGAAATAAACAGGTTAAATGATGCTCAATCCATTCTGAAGGAGGCACTAAAGCAAGATTTTCAAACCGAATATGTTGAGTCTTTGTTAAATCAGATCTGGTGGAAGGAGAATAGCAAGAAATTCAAACTATAA
- a CDS encoding enoyl-CoA hydratase/isomerase family protein yields MKNIMVEKEGRLLKIFINREKKLNPLDIETIEEIGEALKDEKYIGIISGMNKAFSAGADINVFLNLDPVTAFDFSKRGHQVMDFIEERQMPVIAAIHGFALGGGFELALACDIRIAHPDTYFGLPEVTLGIIPGFGGTQRLRNLVGDKMAFQLASLGTKVDSNRALNLGIISEINEKYMEKAIEIGKQYEALPYESLAYIKELTRGKNRDLFDREKEYFGNMFKTENQREGARAFIEKRKANFNTKINNSLFE; encoded by the coding sequence ATGAAAAATATAATGGTTGAAAAGGAAGGAAGATTGCTGAAAATATTCATAAATAGAGAAAAGAAATTAAATCCACTTGATATTGAAACAATAGAAGAGATTGGAGAAGCCCTCAAAGATGAAAAATATATAGGAATTATATCAGGGATGAATAAAGCTTTCAGCGCCGGTGCAGATATTAATGTTTTTTTGAACCTTGATCCTGTTACAGCTTTCGATTTTTCAAAACGTGGTCACCAGGTCATGGATTTCATAGAAGAAAGGCAAATGCCAGTTATAGCAGCAATACATGGGTTTGCTCTGGGAGGGGGATTTGAACTTGCGCTTGCATGCGATATAAGAATTGCTCATCCAGACACCTATTTCGGATTACCAGAAGTTACCCTGGGAATTATACCGGGATTTGGAGGAACTCAAAGACTCAGGAATCTTGTGGGCGATAAGATGGCATTCCAGCTTGCTTCGCTTGGAACAAAAGTTGATTCAAACAGGGCACTCAATCTTGGAATTATTAGTGAAATAAACGAGAAATACATGGAAAAAGCCATTGAAATAGGCAAGCAGTATGAAGCGCTGCCATATGAGTCACTTGCATACATAAAGGAGCTTACAAGAGGTAAGAATAGAGATTTATTTGACAGGGAAAAAGAATATTTCGGAAATATGTTCAAAACAGAAAATCAAAGAGAAGGTGCCAGGGCATTTATTGAAAAAAGGAAGGCAAATTTCAACACAAAAATAAATAATAGCCTATTTGAATGA
- a CDS encoding metal-dependent transcriptional regulator: MNNLKLLTKKERDCLITIGDHEVDEFPLRLIDLSDMLNVRPPTTLNLIKRLEGKKLVLHVKGMIHLTNKGKSFYHEIEENHRIIETLMVTYGMDIDRACLISEQIDYLVDHDSIDTMFLKLGKPGKCPHGRTIEQIHD, from the coding sequence ATGAATAACCTTAAACTTCTAACAAAGAAAGAACGGGACTGCCTGATTACAATCGGGGATCATGAAGTAGATGAATTCCCACTGAGACTTATAGATTTGTCAGATATGTTAAACGTTAGACCACCAACAACATTAAATCTTATTAAGAGACTCGAGGGGAAAAAACTTGTACTCCATGTAAAAGGAATGATTCATTTAACTAATAAGGGAAAATCTTTTTATCACGAAATAGAGGAAAACCACAGAATAATCGAGACGCTTATGGTTACTTATGGTATGGATATCGATCGTGCGTGCTTAATTTCAGAACAAATAGATTATCTGGTGGACCATGATTCGATTGACACAATGTTTCTAAAGCTCGGAAAACCCGGAAAATGTCCACATGGAAGAACCATAGAACAGATACACGATTAG